GCAGCCTTAGcatcatgagtgctgggattaaaggcatgctccaccactatGCCTGCTTTTTTTACAGAAGGAGTTGAGAGTCTCTAAtattgtagctcaggctgtccgaTAACAACTCCAACACAAGATATGTAACTTGCCTCTTGGTGAAGGTGCCACTGTTTCTGGTAGGAATCTGAGACCACGTGACCTGTCTGGATGCCTGTTTCTGGACAGTGGGGTGTTTAGTTGATTTGTGAGGCATAGACATTGAGGACACTTTGGCTGAAGGAACTGTATTTATAGgtacaggctggcctcacattaAGAGGCGACCCTCCGCCGCCCCCATGTCTCGGTTTTAGGATTACAGGtaatgagccaccacacctaagGATCACAGaccattcttttctttaaagactGGGTATGCTGGTGCATGtttgtaatctcagaatttgggagacacagacagaattaggagttcaaagccaacctgacctataagataccctgtctcaatacAAAGGGAAGGGGTCTGCTGAGGTTGCTCAGAAGGTCggggtgcttgctgctaagcctgatgagaATTTGATCTCAGAGTTAATCGAGTTAATCATGGTAAGGTgccctctgagctccacacacacactgtggtatGGGGAGACAGgtgtgcacgtgcatacacacatgaaataaaaacataatttaaaaaaaaaaaaggaaagctgggtggtggcacaggcctttaatcccagcactctggaggcagaggcaggtaaatcgacaagttcaaggccagcctgatctacacagagaattccaggacagccagggctacacggagaaaccctgtctggaaaaacaaaacaatagaaagaaagaaagaagaaagaaagaaagaaagaaagaaagaaagagagagacagaaagaaagacagaaagaaagacagaaaggaagaaagacagaaaggaagaaagacagaaaggaagaaagacagacaggaaaggtaaagaaggaaggaaataggcAGAGTCTAGCACGGTGGGAAAGCATCGAACCCTGATGACTTGAGCTTGATCCTTGGGGTAAATATGGCAGAAGGAGAGGACCaatttccacaagttgtcctctgaccaccaccaccaccaccaccaccaccaccaccaccaccaccaccacccaccacccacccacagagagagagagggagagagagtcaaGAGAACATGAGATCAATTTCTAGCACTCACATGATGGCTAaccatcatctgtaactctagtcccaggggatttgAGGTTATCTTCTGGTTCCAAGAGCTGCAGGCATACAAAAGGTGCATAGgcacacacgcaggcaaaacacccatgcacaaaTACAAAAAACCGTCTTCACTTCTCTTGACCTTGCCTCTTGGGTCACATATATACAAACCTGTGTTCCTGGTTCTCTGCTTTCCCCCCATGGATGAAGGAGAAGGGTACCCCTTTAGCAGTGACTTGAAACCCCTTAGGTCTGGGTTTTCTAGCTGAGCTCTGGTTTCAGGGGTTCGTCTATTGACCCCACCCTACCCTAATTTTGGGGCAGGATCTCCCTCTAGGTTGGGCTCACCTGGAATTCTGCATCCAAGGTGAGTCTCTGGTTCATAGTAGTCACCTTGCCTcagctgcccaagtgctgggattatgaacTTGAGCTGTCACCCTCCCATAATCCTCTAGTTTTTCAAAATGTCCTGGGTAAATTATCTAACCTGAGAACGTAAGAGAGATCAGAAGCAGATGGAGTCTATGAAGGCCTGGCCTAGTGATAGGTGGTTTGGTCTGTGAGCCTCCTTCATGTTTACGGGTTTATTGTCTCATCATCACATTCTTGGTCCCATCCTGTGTCTGTGCTATATTCTGATCCTTTACTCTGGTTTCTCGTAACATAGATTACTGATGTAATTTCCTGCCCTAGTTTTTGTGGTCTGACCTAACCTAGCTGGGAGTTTCCTCTGGACTTTCAATTTAGTCCTAATAGCTTCTGTGAACATGTAACTTCAAATTCCCAAGTGGTTTTCCTGTCACAATTCTGCATGTCTGACGTGAGTATTGCTGGCTGCAATCTCTTTTAAGATTCAGATGTCTAGTTCCATATCAGCTATGTATTCCTGCCTTAGTATTACGACCACTGACTCCAGAAAGATGCTTTCCCACCAGTCCCCTACCTCAACTCTGACCCTGGACAACTCATATGCactattccttttttattttatttttttaagacaaggtctcactatgcagccctcaCTACCTGGAACTCTttgtgcagaccaggctggccttgagctcacagagatcagcctgcctctgcaccCCAAGCACTAAGATTAAAGGCTACACtcagctttttccttcttttaaaagagtcaaaggtttggagagatggctcagtggttaagaaaactggctgctcttccagaggacctgagttcaactcccagcaactacatggtagctcatgaccatctgtaatgggatctgatgccctctctggcacacaagtgtacatgcagatagagcactcatataaatcttaaaaaaaaaaaaaaaaatctaagttgcCCAGTTGCTCCACCTCCTAAGCCCAGCACAACATTTCCAGGCCATAGTCTCTCTAAAATGATCAGAGGCCTTTAActcctgggaggcagaaacagatggatctctgtgagttcaaagctagcctccCTGATATATATAGTGAGTGCAGGGCAGCcatagctacacagtgaggccctgtctcaagttagataaataaaactaaaaacaaagttTTAGTTTTTCCTTTAAGGAGCCTCATCTAAGAGACTGGAGCTTCAAAAATGGAAAGGAGGGTATGTTCATTATTTACTATTCGATCCAACTGATTATCCGTCTTCTCCGATTCCAACAAGTGTTTGTGTAGGACTGGCTAGACAGAATAATACTGTCTCCAGCTCATTGTAGTGGCATGAGCCTATAACTTCTCTTGTCACCAAGGAAGCTGAAGTATGAAGCTTGctgtgagttcagggtcagcctgtgctacatggtGAGTCCAGGCCAGCTTAGACTACATAACGAGACTTTGTATAAAATGCGTTGTCTGTCAGTTAATCTCAgaatctcaggaggcagaggcaggctgaactGTTTGAGTTgcagtcagcctggtctacatagcaagttccaagccattcagagctacacagtgagacccagtctcaaataaCTAAAcaaacttaagggagaaaaagaaaataaaaagaaactatagCTTCCAGTAGCCACTACTTCAGAACAACGGAAAGGGCGTGAAGGCACCACTGCACCTGTATCATGGGACACAGACTACAACTCCCAGGATAGCAACATCTCAGTAGGGTGAGAGGCGTGACTGAACTCTCACAGGAGGCGGGAACCAGTCCGGAGCCAcccagacagcttccagaaaagggCGTGGACATGTGACCACCAGGAAGTTACCTGTAGAACCTTTTATGTTGCTTTCTGTCCACCACCTTCCCAGCTACCCCTTCATCGGAAAGCCGCGGACCAATAAGCCCTTCTCAAAAAGAGGTAAAGGGAGATGGGCAAAGGCTTGTGGCAAAGATTGGCAATTGTATTCCCAGAAGGGGCcaaatagcctttttttttttttatctgctgagtcagGTGAACCGATTCACTGTGAGGCAacctgctgagaaaaaaaaaccgAAGGAAACAGTCATGTGTTCATTCTGAAGACTAAACACAGAGCACATTATCTACAAGACCCACTTGTGGACTGTCGGCAGCCCTTGCTCCGCCTCAGAGGGAGGGGGAAACTCGAGAACTTGGGGGCCACAAAAGAAAGGCCTGCCAAAGCTAACTGGGATCTGTTTGCTCCCGCACCAACCGATAGAGAAGCATGGCTTCCACCGTCTGGGGGGGCGCCCCCTGGTGGGGCCCAccgcccccagccccagcccgGCCTCTCACAGACATAGACTTCTGCTCTGGTGCACAGCTGCGAGAGCTCACTCAGTTGATTCAGGAGCTGGGTGTCCAGGAGAGTTGGAGTGAAGGGCCCAAGCCTGGAGCTGATCTTCTCCGAGCCAAGGATTTTATCTTCTCTCTACTCGGTAAGTAATTATCAGCTGTGGGAATTTGCAAACTCCAGCCTCGCCATTTCCCGCCCCGGCTTTGAACCAtaaccctttctcttcctttaggtCTAGTTCACCGCCAGGACCCTCGTTTTCCACCCCAGACAGAACTCTTGTTGCTACGCGGTGGGATTCGCGAAGGTTCCCTAGATTTAGGGCACGCCCCCTTAGGTCCCTACTCCCGGGGACCTCATTATGATGCCGGCTTTACACTCCTTGTGCCTGTGTTTTCTCTGGATGACACTGGGCCCGAGCTGCTACTGGATCTGGAATCCTGTTCTGCATGGCTCCGCCTTCCAGAACTGATGCGCGGAATTTTGGTCCGGGAGGCCTGGCAGGACTGCCTAGGACCGCCTGTCCCAGAAGAAAGTGATATGACTCACCAAAACCATAGCAAAGAGAGTCCCACCTACCGGGAAAACTCTGTACATCAGTCACATGACTGTATCCCTGAACCTAAGCCACATACGTCTTTGCAAAAGTCATCTAGTGACCTTTCAGGGTCCCAATCGTCTTATAATGACGTCACCGATCTTGAAACTCCTGAACTATTGGAAACATCGAGTAGTGACGCCTTGGAAGCCGACGAAAGCCCAGTCCCGAAGCCGTCGGAGCCTCCAAAGGCGTGGCCCACATTATGCCCGACCCAAGTAGCTTCATGGTTCTTCGTTAAGTTGGCCGAGGTTGCTGAGTCCCTGATCCCGGTCCCAGGCGCCCCGCGGCTAGTTCATGCAGCTCGCCACGCGGGTGTCACTACGGTCCTCCTGGCAACTCCAGAGCCCCCACGCCACCTCCTGCTCTTCGACTTGATCCCGGTGGTGACCGTGACAGGCTGGCCTGACACGGCTCGGAGCCACTCGTGGGCCGGTCCACTGGTCTCTGAATCGGCCTCTTTCTACCTAGTGCCCGGCAGCCTCCCGGAGCAGCAGGGTACCTCTGGATGGCAGCTGTGCTTCGCCCGCCAGGAGCTGGCGCTCAAAGCGCGCATCCCCGCGCCGCTGCTTCAGGCACACGCGGCGGCCCAGGCACTGCTGCGCCCGCTGGTGGCGGGGACTCGAGCCGCTGCGCCCTACCTCCTGCGGACCTTGCTCTACTGGGCGTGCGAGCGGCTCCCGGCGCTCTACCTAGCGCGGCCGGAAAATGCCGGCGCTTGTTGCCTTGGGCTACTGGATGAGCTGAGCCGAGTACTAGAGGCCGGGGCGCTGCCTCATTATTTTTTGAGCGTCCGAAAGCTCGGTATGGGAGATGGCTCCGCTGCTCTGCGCGGAGCTTTGGCCCAGCTCCGCGGGGACCCTGCACAGGCCTTGCGTGAGGCTGTGGAGGAAGCCAAGGTTGCCCGCAAAGGGGGCGGTTTAGCGGGCGTAGGGGGCGGAACCCATTAAAGATTCTTCTCCTAAGGGGCTGGAAAGTGTTGCTTTTGGCGAGAGGGTCATGGAGGAGACTGCTCCCCCTCGCATACCGACAGTGTGTGCTTGGGTCCAAAGTCTCTTTTCTAAAAGGTTTCCCCAGTATTCTACCCTGCCTGAGGCCCAAGTTCTCTAAATCTGACTGGCGCCCCTTCTATCCCGGTACTGCCTCCCGGAACCTCTCTCCCCGATTCTTTTAGAGTCTATAGGGACTAGGAGGAATATATTTACTGACAAAGTGCGGGAAGGAACTGGTTTTTGGAAACCTGGTTCTGATCAATTTGGCTCATACCAAAGCAGATAGATATTAAGGCCGGATCACAGCCCAGACTGGATATCACAGCCACCGGTTTCTCCACTTTCCCCCCACCTCTCCTCATTCATTTCTGTCCTCACTTCCATCCCAGGCAGTAGAGtcccttttcattttctctctgtcgCCTATTCCGTCTACCCACTGCCCCCAACCCCGCCATATCAGGCTCCTTGTCTGGTCTCCTCTGAACCCCGGGCCTTGCCTCTACTCCGACAGCCTCTGTGACAGTCCCCACTTACAGCTTCCAAGGAACCCCAGGGTTCCGCCCGCCCAGCTTCTCCCAGCGTCTCcgccccctgccccgcccccggGCCGGCTCGCAGAGGAGGGGGAGCCTCTGTCGCCGCCGCCGCCTCAGCTTCCCAcagccgctgctgctgctgcctccgcCGCTCTGCCTGGTCCAACCTCCAGGCCCAGTGCTCTGACTTTGCCGAACCGAGGCGCTCTGCAGAGACATCCTTACTCCTTCTTGGGGGTCCGGGACGCTTAGGCCGGCGTTGGGGGGAAACCTCCGCTTGCGGGtgacagggagggaggagcctgGAGCCGGAGCTCGCGGCATCCGTCGCCCGGATCAACAGGACAGGACAGGTTGAGGGGCGTCGGGGAAAGGAAGGGGTGTCTTAGCAGTCCCAGGGAGGACGAGAAAGCCCTGGCGCAGGAAGCTCTGACGCGCTATGACTTATTAAGGGCCTGTTCACGTTTGAGGAGTGTTGACAACGTGGGTGCACTCCTCTCTTGGGGGCCTTGTTAGATTGGAGGGTGTGGGATCTAAGCAATGCCAGTTGTTCCTCGGGAAATTTAGGGGgcactagaaaacaaacagaaacgaCTGATGCTCCTTTTTTCGGGGTGACAGAGGGTCCCTCAGACAACCACCTGGTGTATGGATTAGGAAGGGCTGATTTGGAGGTGACTTCAAAAGGAGTGGAGGGTAGCAAGGTGAGGAAATGGTCTCAGCAGCTGCAACTTTGTGGTACTAGACACGGGGGTGACAATGAGAAAAAGCATTATCCAGCTAGAGGGTCTGGGAACCCCTTGTCACTGAACCTAGACAGCCTGGATATTGAGTCATATTTGCTGGCGGGTGGTATTTGAAGAAAGTGGGAGATCTACTCCATTTAGAGTATagcaaaggaaaagacagagctGGGCTCCTCTTGACATTGACAGCAGCCCAGGGTGAGCTAATGTCCACAAAGCTTAGGACCCACACCCTTTATAAGAGTAGGCTGGGCAGGAGCACCCCAAATTAGGGTAGAAAGAAGCCTCAGGATATTGAGAACGCATCTTAGAAATATAGGAAGGTCTTGACTTTCGGATAGAGGAGGTACCCTCTATCTcgtacagaggccagagaggaggaaaggggaaagctTTCATTAGGGGACAGAATTCATGGGTGAGGTCAGCTGAGGAGTGCATAGGCTGCTGGAGCCACTGAAGTCAGTCAGGGCCCAAGGGTGGGAGCTGGTGGTGTGGGGAGACATACGGGGGTCTGGGGTTTATCTTCAGATCCTGTGGGTGGGGCGGTGGGTTGGGTCCTGAGGATGACCTGGTGAAAGGGCTCCTTTTGGGGAGCCCAGGGCGCTCCGGTAGCCTGCTGGTTTGGGGGTGTCTCCTCTCGGGGCGCGATGGCGGCGTTGGCCAGTAGCCTGATCCGACAGAAGCGGGAGGTCCGCGAGCCCGGGGGCAGCCGGCCGGTGTCGGCGCAGCGGCGCGTGTGTCCCCGCGGTACCAAGTCACTTTGCCAGAAGCAGCTCCTCATCCTGCTGTCCAAGGTGCGACTGTGCGGGGGGCGGCCCACGCGACAGGACCGCGGCCCAGGTGAGTGTGGCTAGGGCGGGGTCTCCCGGACAGAAGTCCTCCCTGAGGCCAGGGACCCTGCGAACGAAGCCCGATGAGGAGGGGGGTGTCCCAGAAGTGGAAGAGGTGGGCCAGAACGACAAAATCTACGGGACtatccttcagttttcttcctaTTTGCCTGTAATGCCGAGTCTCCTTCTTTCGAGGGCAGGGGGAAGGTTTGAGGGGCGAAGTCTGACGTCCCAAGCTTCTCAGCTCCTGTCGGCCCCCCTTCAACACAggactccccacccccccacacacacggtTCTTCGCCTACGTGCGGGTTCTCGCGATTCTTTCCATCCGAAGTGGCGGGGCTTGGGGGGTTCTGGACGCTTGGGTCACCCCGAGGGtttctgcagccctggctgccccGCCCCCGCTCCGGTTCTCCCGCCCCTCCACGCTTTGGCTCTGTTCCTCCTGGTCGAGCTCGCCTGGCCAGGAGCCAATCTCTCCTGCTCTCCCCCGGGTGTCCTTGCAGCTACCTCGTCAGCCAGCCCCCTCCGTACGCCCTCCTTCTGTGACCTGCGCTTCGAGAACGGTGCTGGGCACCCCCTCCCATTACTCCTGTGTGACTCGGAAATCCAGTCCTACAGGCTCCGGGGACCCTCTGCCAGTAGGATCTCACACACAGTTCAGGCTGAAGACCTGCACTGGGACTTAGGCGGGGGGTCGTACCACTTACAAGGGGGAACAGGGGAATCGGCAGAGAGCAAGCCACAGGAAaggagagatgtaagggttggtATGTGATTCCCGTCCAGGTACGACAGTTAGGGAGTCCCTCTGGCCTCGCTCCAGGCCTCTGCCGGTTCTCCTAGGGATAACCCCTTGCGccctcctcccccaccaccaACAGTAGGTAGTGGTACAGTCCGCAGCCCACCCTCTGAGTGGGACCCAGCCCCCACGTGATGCAGCCTGCCTCTCcatctctgtcccctcttccttttcctataTGTGGTTTAAATGTCCCCCATCCCAGGCCAGTTACCTGGCTGAAGGGTAGAGGCTCAGTCTCAGGGAAAACTGGACCCTGGTGAGCCAGccgactgactgacagacagacagacagatgggtcAGTGTCAGACAGGACGGCGCTGTGCCAGAGCAAGGCCCGCGCCAAGCGAgcggcagctgcagcagcaggtgCTGAGTCAGCGTCAGTCAAGCCCAGTCCCACCCCTGCTTCTGAGGGGGAGCCCCTTCCCTGTGGTCACCTTGCTGCTCACCCCGACATTTGCAAACACATTGCCCTGCGTCTCTGGCACTGTCCGTTgtctttatgtctctcttttctacctcgtccctgccccctcccccaactctggtggggagaaggaattaaaccatttaaataaatttcaataaattaaGCTGGCGCTCATGATTAGAGAAAGCGGAAGGGACCCACACTCCAGCTTCCTCAGGAATCAGAGAGGTGGAAGGAAGCTTGCTTGCAGGGTAAGGGAGCTGGGGCCCTGGAACCCTCTTCtcttcatttccccttccttctttcctgtgatCCCGCCAAGTGTAGGAATGTTTCTGGGAACAGAGATGTCATTTTCAAAGATAAATgtctctctctccagagcctcagcTCAAAGGCATCGTCACCAAACTGTTCTGCCGCCAGGGTTTCTACCTCCAGGCGAATCCCGATGGGAGCATCCAGGGCACCCCAGAGGACACCAGCTCCTTCAGTAAGAAGCGACACCAGCTGcagggtgggaagtggggagatGGGGACAGGAGATGACAATCCTATCACCTTTTCAGGCTTTGGTactttctgtttgtcttcctgagCCCCAAGGGAGGCAGTGGAGATGGAGTTGGGGGCCAGGGTTCAGATGGAAGTGAGGTACCTAGGTATTGATGCTTGCTTCTCCCCCCAGCCCACTTCAATCTGATTCCTGTGGGGCTCCGTGTGGTCACCATCCAGAGTGCCAAGCTGGGTCACTACATGGCTATGAATGCTGAGGGGCTATTGTACAGCTCGGTAAGACAATGAAGCTGAGAGGCCTGGAATACTGGGGACACCCTCAGCATATAACAATTCTTTACAACAGACAGGACGTACACCCAGGACTCTGTCCTTCCTGGTCTGGCTGATCAGGGCCTAGTCCAGAACCCCTCCCCTAGAGTATACCCGTCTCTACTGCCACCACTCACCCTCAAGTACGCAGGCTCTTTGGATGCCTGACTCTTTCAGCTATTAAGGCTGCACTTCTCAGCCTCATCTTTCCTCTGGATAAATAAGAGGTTGGAAATGAGGAGaagaaatcttatttttagtGCCCCTATAAATCTAGTTCCTGCCCCTGGGTGGTCCAGCttcctctttattctctctgtgttctcGTTTCTGCATGGACTCAGTAGCAGCCGTCCTCCTTTCCAAATAATGTATGGATTATATCTTGGCTGCTTCTTCCCAAGGGCTccattctgcctctctctctctctctctctctctctctctctctctctctctctctctgtgtgtgtgtgtgtgtgtgtgtgtgtgtgtgtgtgtgtgtgtgtgtccacgccTCTTTCTGGACCTGTGTCTCCCTCCTCAGCCGCATTTCACAGCAGAGTGTCGCTTTAAGGAGTGCGTCTTTGAGAATTATTACGTCCTGTACGCCTCTGCTCTCTATCGTCAGCGTCGTTCTGGCCGGGCCTGGTACCTAGGCCTAGACAAGGAAGGCCGGGTCATGAAGGGAAACCGAGTCAAGAAGACCAAGGCAGCTGCCCACTTTGTGCCCAAGCTCCTGGAGGGTGGGTATGGCTCAGGAAAAGGTGGGTCATGTGGGAGATGTGGGAGGGTATTGACCTTGACATGAAGACTTAGTGACACATAGCTCGGGCCATAAATGTTCAACAAGATGTTGTTATGGCAGGCCAAGACAGGAAGGCCTTTGGGGGGTTGGGAAGCTCTCTTCCTTTGGGTTGGAGTTCTCCAAGGGTGAGTGTAAGAGAAGGGAAGTCTCTCAGAGCTCTGCTTCTTCCTGGCTCTCTGAGTTTCTAATTCTCctttcttgcttctctctctttccccttcacaGTGGCCATGTACCGGGAGCCTTCTCTCCACAGTGTCCCTGAGACCTCCCCTTCCAGTCCCCCTGCCCACTGATATGTAGTCCCTGGACTGGAGGCTCCCTGCACTTCCAGTGAGCCAACCACCGCCACACCCCTTCTCCTAGCCCTGCTCCAGGCCTTGCTGCTCTCACCCCTGTTGCCACACACATGCCCTGAGCAGCCAGGTCTCACCAGGTGCTGTACCCTGTGGGAGCTCAGGCGCTGTCTGAGATCTTTGGAATTGCCGAGCTCTTAGATCCTGGGGCCCAGGAGAGGTTCCAAGATGGGGGTGCCTGAAATAATCCTGGCTGAtcacttctcttttgttttttcacaCTTAACTCCTGCCCCTTAAGAGAACCCCAGTTTTTCCTAAAAGGCACTGGAATTCCAACGCTGACAAGGCAAGGGAAGTAATACTCTTCACCCTGGCTGAGTCAGTCTCTGAAGCCATGTCCTTTCCATTGCCACAAAGCCATAGCTTTCTAGGTTGGTCCACTGACACTCAGActtcatctctgcctctctctgctctgccttcTATCTTGGTCTCGACAGGCTCTGATATAGCTGGACAGCCCAGCCAGGCAGGGCCATTCCTATGTTCTGTGTTGGAACCCATGTATGAATCCTTTATTCTTCTATCCTTGACCTGGATGGGCGCCTCCCACccctagttttaaaaaaagaggctGAATCTGAGCCTCCAAATGTAGCTACTGGCCTTGGTCTGAATTGGAACCAGTGTCAGGTCAACACAGGTTAAACCTTCTTATCCCAGAGACACCCAGTTCTAGAGCATGGTATTCTAGACCTTTGTGGAGCCATACTTCCTACTGAATCTCAGCTCTAGGACATAGAGCTTGACTCTCAGCCCTTTTTTCCAGGATGAACTAGAGCCTGTATGGCCATATTATTGTACTAGCATAAGTTCTAAACCTACCCTTCCACTTTCTCTAGTGATTACTTAAGAATGAGCTATGGCTAGAACTCAGCTATGATTAAATAAGAACTAATTGGCTCTGAGCTGTgcttgatggcacatgcctgtcatttGGATTTTGGCTGAATCAAAAGGGTTTTGGGCtgaaggccatcctgggctacaatagcaaaaccctgtttcaaaagccaacacagacacacaaagagagagaaagagagagagacagagagacagagacaaagattgAGGGAGAGATATTACTAATCAGTACTGAATGGGTCAAGAACCACTTCTTGCTTTTCCTaggtaattttctaaaaattGTCACTCCAGAATACTAACCTTACTTTTACATGGTTTCTAGTTTCAGCATTTCAACTGGGGTTCTGCCAGGGAAACAAGAGTCTGGGGAAAGATACAGGAAATCTGGAAGAACATACCTGGCTCCTAGtagagaagctgagagagaaaaTGCCATGGTATGATTGAACTGTGTCTGGACACTTAGCTACCTCAGCAGGAAGTCCTTCCAGAGCCCTTTTAAAGCTGAGGTCCTTCCTTCTGATATGGTGTGGTGCATCTGTGAGGTTAAGGggatgtgggtgtgtgggggggtgagaatcggaaaaaaaaaggctagcctgggctacatagtgagttcaggggCAGCCTCGGCTATGTTAGACCCTGttcaaacaacagaaagctggGGTCTATAACAAAAATAACTCTAGAATTAAAAAGGACAAATAAGGACACAGCCTTGACCCCCCCCTCACAGAAAAGAGACCCCCCAACTCAGCAATAAGTTCAATTTCCCAAGCCCTCTACAGGTCAGGCTAGGAAATGAGGAGCCTCTTGAGCTCCCAGACCTCATAAGTATCCCCAGAGCTTCTAACTAAATAGAATTTACTTTACCTTACAGCTTATAACCTCAGGTGGGTTTTAAGTACCCAAAAAGGACCTGAAAACGGGGAAAGCCATGGGGAACCTCTAGTAAAATAGGGGGTAGATTCCAAGTCTAGCAGATGTAGGTGGAAACGTCTATGGAGGTCCTAAGGGAGGGGCTAGTGCTCAAAGACAGGTCACTTTTCCTCAGGCCCTTTTACTTCTGGCTTGTTGCAAGAGATGCCCCTCTCCCTCATACAAACCCTGCTCAGGCTCCGCTCATCTCCTGGCTCTGCTCTCAGGGGACTGGGTCTCCACTTCATGCTTTCTGTAATTAAAGATGATTTATACAATCGGAGTGTTATCTGACATTTGTGAGTGGAGGGCGACTGCAGTTGCTCCGGGCGGGACCAAGTCCCGAGGGCGGGGCGGGTGGGCTGGCGGCTGGTCCCCCGACAACAGGTGCACATTCCTGGGCGCCTCGTCACTTCCCCCTGGCCTGGCGGCCTCGGCGGCTCTCCGGACACTCACTGAGCGACAGCGGCAGGGCCATGGCCTTAGGGGcgctgcttctgcttctggggGTACTCGGGACGCCCCTGGTCCCAGGTAAGTCAGTTTAGGCCCCCAAGAGGCTGTGACGAGCAGTGGTCACGGCCAGTTCCCGGAGCGTCACTTAGTGCTTTCCTTCGTCAGGCGCCCGCGGGTCGGAAGCCGAAGGCCAACTGCTTAAGAAACTTTTCTCGAACTATGATAGCTCGGTGAGGCCGGCGAGGGAGGTGGGAGACCGCGTCGGGGTCAGCATCGGCCTCACCCTGGCACAACTCATCAGCCTGGTGAGAGCGGCAATGCGGGTGGAGGTCGCTGGGCAGGACCGACTTGGGGCGTGGCTTAGACGCGGCCCCGAAGACCGACAGCCTGGGGGCGGGCCATGCTAAGAAACAACAGGCCTTTGGCG
The nucleotide sequence above comes from Arvicanthis niloticus isolate mArvNil1 chromosome 6, mArvNil1.pat.X, whole genome shotgun sequence. Encoded proteins:
- the Fgf11 gene encoding fibroblast growth factor 11 isoform X1, with product MAALASSLIRQKREVREPGGSRPVSAQRRVCPRGTKSLCQKQLLILLSKVRLCGGRPTRQDRGPEPQLKGIVTKLFCRQGFYLQANPDGSIQGTPEDTSSFTHFNLIPVGLRVVTIQSAKLGHYMAMNAEGLLYSSPHFTAECRFKECVFENYYVLYASALYRQRRSGRAWYLGLDKEGRVMKGNRVKKTKAAAHFVPKLLEVAMYREPSLHSVPETSPSSPPAH
- the Fgf11 gene encoding fibroblast growth factor 11 isoform X2, encoding MAALASSLIRQKREVREPGGSRPVSAQRRVCPRGTKSLCQKQLLILLSKVRLCGGRPTRQDRGPEPQLKGIVTKLFCRQGFYLQANPDGSIQGTPEDTSSFTHFNLIPVGLRVVTIQSAKLGHYMAMNAEGLLYSSRRSGRAWYLGLDKEGRVMKGNRVKKTKAAAHFVPKLLEVAMYREPSLHSVPETSPSSPPAH
- the Tmem102 gene encoding transmembrane protein 102 codes for the protein MASTVWGGAPWWGPPPPAPARPLTDIDFCSGAQLRELTQLIQELGVQESWSEGPKPGADLLRAKDFIFSLLGLVHRQDPRFPPQTELLLLRGGIREGSLDLGHAPLGPYSRGPHYDAGFTLLVPVFSLDDTGPELLLDLESCSAWLRLPELMRGILVREAWQDCLGPPVPEESDMTHQNHSKESPTYRENSVHQSHDCIPEPKPHTSLQKSSSDLSGSQSSYNDVTDLETPELLETSSSDALEADESPVPKPSEPPKAWPTLCPTQVASWFFVKLAEVAESLIPVPGAPRLVHAARHAGVTTVLLATPEPPRHLLLFDLIPVVTVTGWPDTARSHSWAGPLVSESASFYLVPGSLPEQQGTSGWQLCFARQELALKARIPAPLLQAHAAAQALLRPLVAGTRAAAPYLLRTLLYWACERLPALYLARPENAGACCLGLLDELSRVLEAGALPHYFLSVRKLGMGDGSAALRGALAQLRGDPAQALREAVEEAKVARKGGGLAGVGGGTH